A part of Botrytis cinerea B05.10 chromosome 2, complete sequence genomic DNA contains:
- the Bccct4 gene encoding Bccct4 encodes MALTQSAGNSTNNAFKDKEKPMAVRNANILAARAVADACRTSLGPRGMDKMIQDGKGGTLITNDGSTMMKSMAVMHPSAKMLVDLSAAQDVEAGDGTTSVVVICGSLLGAADKLLGKGIHPSVIAESFQRAAAASVQILHDMSVPVALSDTATLLQAANTSLSSKIVSQYSNLLGPMAVNAVTKTIDIKTAENVDLKNIRIVKKSGGTIEDSEMVEGVVLTQGVLKNGGGPIRMEKAKIGLIQFQLSPPKPDMENQIVVNDYRQMDKILKEERTYLLNLVKKIKKAKCNVLLIQKSILRDAVNELSLHFLAKLNILCIKDIERDEVEFICKSTGCKPIADIDSFTEDKLGSADLVEEAQTSGSRLVKITGTKSAGKTVSIVCRGANSLILDEAERSLHDALCVVRCLVKKKALIAGGGAPEIEIASQLAQQARELTGTEAICWKAFADAMEVIPTTLAENAGLNSIKVVTELRHKHANGEKNAGVSIKSGGVKVDIADENVLQPLLVSTSAIELAAETVKMILRIDDIALSR; translated from the exons ATGGCTCTTACACAATCAGCAGGAAATTCTACCAACAATGCCTTCAAG GACAAGGAAAAGCCTATGGCTGTTCGAAATGCCAACATTTTGGCTGCCAGAG CTGTCGCAGATGCTTGCAGAACCTCTCTCGGTCCCAGGGGAATGGACAAGATGATTCAAGACGGCAAAGGAGGAACACTTATTACAAACGATGGAAGCACCATGATGAAGAGTATGGCAGTTATGCATCCTTCTGCGAAGATGTTGGTCGACCTTTCAGCAGCACAAGATGTAGAGGCTGGAGACGGAACTACTTCAGTTGTGGTTATCTGTGGAAGTCTGTTGGGTGCTGCAGATAAATTACTAGGAAAGGGAATCCATCCTTCAGTTATCGCCGAATCATTCCAGAGAGCTGCTGCAGCTTCAGTTCAAATTCTCCACGATATGTCGGTCCCAGTTGCTCTCAGCGACACCGCAACTCTTTTACAAGCCGCCAACACATCTCTTTCATCCAAAATCGTTTcacaatattcaaatcttctcGGCCCTATGGCAGTAAATGCCGTTACAAAGACAATCGATATCAAGACTGCGGAGAACGTGGACTTGAAGAACATCAGAATAGTTAAAAAGTCGGGAGGTACCATCGAAGACAGTGAGATGGTTGAGGGTGTTGTTTTGACTCAGGGTGTTTTAAAGAACGGAGGTGGACCTATTAGAATGGAGAAGGCAAAGATTGGacttattcaatttcaactcAGTCCTCCAAAGCCTGAT ATGGAAAACCAAATCGTTGTCAACGACTACCGACAAATGgataagattttgaaagaagagCGAACATATTTGTTGAATTTAGttaaaaagatcaagaaggCGAAGTGCAACGTCTTATTG ATCCAAAAGTCTATCCTCCGTGATGCTGTTAATGAACTCTCCCTCCACTTCCTCGCCAAACTCAACATCCTCTGTATCAAAGACATCGAGCGTGATGAAGTAGAATTCATCTGCAAATCCACCGGCTGCAAACCTATCGCCGACATTGACTCTTTCACCGAAGATAAACTCGGCTCAGCCGACCTCGTTGAAGAAGCCCAAACTTCCGGTTCCAGACTTGTCAAGATCACCGGCACAAAGAGTGCGGGCAAGACCGTTTCCATCGTATGCCGTGGCGCCAACTCCCTCATTCTTGACGAAGCCGAGCGCAGTCTTCACGATGCTCTTTGCGTCGTTAGATGTTTAGTCAAGAAGAAGGCATTGATTGCCGGAGGAGGAGCTCCAGAAATTGAAATCGCATCGCAATTAGCACAACAAGCACGAGAATTGACCGGTACCGAAGCTATTTGCTGGAAAGCATTTGCTGACGCCATGGAAGTCATCCCTACCACACTTGCCGAGAATGCAGGTCTCAACAGCATCAAAGTCGTCACCGAACTGCGCCACAAACATGcaaatggagagaaaaatgCAGGTGTCAGTATCAAGAGTGGAGGTGTTAAGGTTGACATTGCGGATGAAAATGTGTTGCAACCACTTTTGGTCAGCACCAGCGCTATTGAGTTGGCGGCTGAGACGGTGAAAATGATTTTACGTATTGATGATATCGCTTTATCCAGATAA
- the Bcrpt1 gene encoding Bcrpt1: MVSAKGQNWENYKKDFADDEVEEKKITPLSDEDIQVLKTYGAAPYGAALKKLEQQIKEKQTSVNEKIGVKESDTGLAPPHLWDVAADRQRMSEEQPLQVARCTKIIQDEKDTEKSKYVINVKQIAKFVVNLGDRVSPTDIEEGMRVGVDRNKYQILLPLPPKIDASVTMMTVEEKPDVTYGDVGGCKEQVEKLREVVEMPLLSPERFVNLGIDPPKGALLYGPPGTGKTLCARAVANRTDATFIRVIGSELVQKYVGEGARMVRELFEMARTKKACIIFFDEIDAVGGARFDDGAGGDNEVQRTMLELITQLDGFDARGNIKVMFATNRPSTLDPALMRPGRIDRKIEFSLPDLEGRANILRIHAKSMSVERDIRWELISRLCPNSTGAELRSVCTEAGMFAIRARRKVATEKDFLSAVDKVIKGNLKFNSTATYMQYN; the protein is encoded by the exons ATG GTCAGCGCAAAGGGGCAAAATTGGGAGAACTACAAGAAG GACTTCGCCGACGACGAggttgaagagaagaagatcacaCCTTTATCAGATGA AGATATTCAAGTCCTAAAGACTTATGGCGCAGCTCCATATGGTGCCGCGCTAAAGAAACTCGAACAACAGATCaaagaaaagcaaacaagtgtgaatgagaagattggCGTAAAG GAATCAGATACCGGATTGGCGCCACCTCATTTGTGGGATGTAGCAGCAGATAGACAACGAATGTCAGAAGAGCAACCTTTACAAGTTGCAAGATGTACGAAGATTATTCAagacgagaaggatacggaaaAGAGCAAATATGTCATCAACGTTAAGCAGATTGCGAAATTTGTAGTAAACCTTGGCGACCGTGTCAGTCCTACGGATATTGAGGAAGGAATGAGAGTTGG TGTCGACCGCAACAAGTACCAAATCTTATTACCTTTACCTCCGAAGATCGATGCTAGCGTTACGATGATGACTGTTGAGGAGAAGCCTGATGTTACATATGGTGACGTTGGAGGATGCAAGGAACAGGTCGAAAAGCTACGAGAAGTCGTCGAAATGCCACTGTTATCACCAGAACGATTCGTCAACCTTGGTATCGATCCACCCAAAGGTGCTTTGCTCTATGGTCCCCCAGGAACTGGAAAAACACTTTGCGCTAGAGCTGTCGCCAACAGAACTGATGCTACATTTATTCGAGTTATCGGTAGTGAATTGGTGCAGAAATATGTCGGAGAGGGTGCTAGAATGGTTCGTGAACTGTTCGAGATGGCGAGGACGAAGAAAGCttgtatcattttcttcgatGAAATTGATGCGGTCGGAGGAGCTCGTTTCGATGATGGTGCAGGAGGAGACAACGAAGTACAAAGAACCATGTTGGAATTGATTACTCAACTTGATGGATTCGACGCAAGAGGAAATATCAAGGTCATGTTCGCTACAAACAGACCTTCTACCCTGGATCCCGCGTTGATGAGACCTGGACGTATCGATAGAAAGATCGAATTCTCGCTACCAGATCTTGAGGGACGAGCAAACATTCTTAGAATCCACGCCAAGAGTATGTCTGTCGAGAGAGACATTAGATGGGAATTGATTTCACGTCTTTGCCCTAACTCTACCGGTGCTGAACTTCGAAGTGTTTGCACAGAAGCAGGAATGTTCGCCATTCGTGCTAGAAGAAAGGTCGCGACAGAAAAGGATTTCCTGAGCGCAGTTGACAAGGTCATCAAGGGCAACTTGAAGTTCAACTCCACTGCCACTTATATGCAATACAACTAG
- the Bcpmt4 gene encoding Bcpmt4: MSSQGSVRKRKGGSVPPQAKDASTVAAPHPELDALVKDIQAKTGPEWDYRIALAIITILAFVTRFWGISHPNEVVFDEVHFGKFASYYLERTYFFDVHPPFGKLLFALMGWFVGYDGHFHFENIGDSYIDNKVPYVAFRAMPALLGALTVPTVFAIMWESGYTLPACVLSASLVLFDNAHIGQTRLILLDATLVLAMACSLLCYIKFYKLRHIPFSRKWWKWLLLTGFALSCDISTKYVGTFAFVTIGSAVAIDLWSLLDINRRQGALSLPEFGKHFAARAVALIVVPFLFYLFWFQVHFAILTKSGPGDDFMSPEFQETLSDNAMTANAVTINYFDNIQIKHKETHGYLHSHPDTYPLRYDDGRVSSQGQQVTGYPYADANNHWQVIPAGTFEEVAGRPVKNNEVVRLRHVVTNTMLLSHDVASPYYPTNQEFTTVSIEDALGERLNDTLFELRIENGKPRQDFKSLQGQFKLIHWPSKVAMWTHTTPLPDWAYKQQEINGNKNLAQSSNIWYVDEIPSIPKDSPRLIKEERKVKSVPFLKKWFELQRAMFYHNNALTSSHPYASEPFVWPFLLRGVSFWTHNDTRQQIYFLGNPLGWWLASSLLAVYAGIWAADQLSLRRGVDALDNRTRSRLYNSTGFFFLAWATHYLPFYLMGRQLFLHHYLPAHLASCLITGALLEFIFNVEPIVDDVPSGVAKKAGAVKKHLPAREKLAGQNLMMSWAAVGVILSIVLFGWYFFLPLTYGYPGLSVPEVNARKWLGYDLHFAK, from the exons ATGTCTTCTCAAGGTTCCGTTCGAAAACGGAAAGGTGGTTCAGTTCCACCCCAAGCAAAAGATGCCTCTACAGTTGCCGCGCCGCATCCTGAGCTCGACGCTCTGGTGAAAGACATACAAGCCAAAACCGGACCAGAATGGGATTACAGGATTGCATTGGCGATCATCACAATTCTGGCATTCGTCACACGATTCTGGGGAATCAGTCATCCTAATGAGGTGGTGTTTGACGAAGTCCATTTCGGCAAG TTTGCCTCATATTATCTTGAGCGAACCTACTTCTTCGATGTTCATCCTCCTTTTGGAAAGCTTCTTTTCGCCTTGATGGGTTGGTTTGTAGGATACGACGGACATTTCCATTTCGAAAACATTGGGGATTCATACATCGACAACAAGGTGCCATATGTGGCTTTCCGCGCTATGCCTGCTCTTCTAGGGGCCTTGACAGTCCCAACTGTCTTCGCCATCATGTGGGAATCTGGTTACACTCTACCTGCCTGCGTTCTCTCTGCTTCGTTGGTGCTATTCGATAATGCGCACATTGGACAAACCCGTTTGATCTTGTTGGATGCCACTCTTGTTCTTGCAATGGCATGCAGTCTTCTCTGCtatatcaaattttacaAGCTCAGACATATTCCATTTTCGAGAAAGTGGTGGAAGTGGCTCCTTTTGACCGGATTCGCCTTGAGTTGCGACATTTCCACCAAATACGTTGGTACATTCGCATTCGTTACAATTGGTTCTGCAGTCGCAATTGATCTCTGGAGTTTGCTGGATATCAATCGCCGCCAGGGCGCTTTGAGCTTACCAGAATTTGGCAAGCATTTCGCCGCTCGCGCCGTTGCCCTCATTGTGGTACCTTTCCTGTTCTACTTGTTTTGGTTCCAGGTTCATTTCGCGATCTTGACCAAATCTGGTCCAGGTGATGATTTCATGTCTCCTGAATTCCAAGAGACTCTCAGCGACAATGCCATGACCGCAAATGCTGTTACTATCAACTACTTTGATAACATTCAAATCAAGCACAAGGAAACACATGGATACCTTCACAGTCATCCTGATACATATCCTCTTAGATATGATGATGGTAGAGTTTCCAGTCAAGGTCAACAAGTTACTGGTTACCCTTATGCTGATGCAAACAACCACTGGCAAGTTATTCCAGCAGGCACATTTGAAGAAGTTGCAGGCCGCCCTGTCAAGAACAATGAAGTTGTTAGATTGAGACATGTTGTCACAAATACAATGCTCTTGTCCCACGATGTTGCTTCTCCATACTACCCAACAAACCAAGAATTCACCACAGTCTCCATTGAAGATGCATTGGGTGAGCGTCTAAATGATACTCTCTTTGAACTTCGAATTGAAAACGGCAAACCACGCCAAGATTTCAAGAGTCTCCAAGGACAATTCAAGCTCATTCATTGGCCAAGCAAGGTTGCTATGTGGACACACACAACCCCTCTACCGGACTGGGCCTACAaacaacaagaaatcaaCGGAAATAAAAACTTGGCTCAAAGCTCTAACATCTGGTATGTGGATGAGATACCATCCATTCCAAAGGACTCTCCACGTTTGATTAAGGAGGAACGCAAGGTTAAGAGCGTTCcattcttgaagaaatggTTCGAGTTACAACGGGCAATGTTCTATCACAACAATGCTTTAACTAGCAGCCATCCATATGCTAGCGAACCTTTCGTTTGGCCATTTCTATTGAGAGGTGTCAGTTTCTGGACTCATAATGATACCAGACAACAAATCTACTTTCTAGGAAATCCActtggttggtggttggcAAGCAGTTTACTTGCAGTTTATGCTGGAATTTGGGCCGCTGACCAATTGTCATTACGCCGTGGAGTTGATGCATTAGATAACC GTACCCGATCCCGTCTCTACAATTCAACtggtttctttttccttgCTTGGGCAACACATTATCTACCATTTTATCTCATGGGCCGTCAACTTTTCTTGCATCATTATTTACCTGCTCACTTGGCATCATGTTTGATCACCGGTGCACTCCTTGAATTCATTTTCAACGTAGAGCCTATCGTGGATGATGTTCCATCAGGAGTCGCAAAGAAGGCAGGTGCAGTCAAGAAGCATCTTCCAGCACGTGAAAAGCTCGCTGGACAGAACTTGATGATGTCCTGGGCTGCAGTTGGAGTCATTCTTTCCATCGTGCTTTTCGGATGGTACTTTTTCCTACCATTGACATATGGCTACCCAGGTCTTAGCGTCCCCGAAGTCAACGCGAGAAAATGGCTAGGATATGATCTTCATTTCGCCAAATAA
- the Bcgcd10 gene encoding Bcgcd10 codes for MHNFVKANAWVALRLPSDNLKVLQVVPNTPISLGKYGTFPSNLIIDRPYNLKYELIDRQKDQKYSDLRIVPASEIHADTIAEENAAANPVPDENVIIGGDGVEFELVGENGEVIMRSNRETIDDSARQTLTQEEIETLKRDGAAAGKDLIAKLMLSHTAIDEKTSFSLAKYKLLKTRKYLRQFTILPMDVAMMDYWMMKEKDASKIMECRDEMLALAGSWANVHFSEDPENEHTDDPLNTSGGGRLLVVDETGGLLVAAMAERMGLLYPEEDQDLPTEFTGASEEAQADKEPTPRHQHDRQYRPYASTNTLTLIHTNSQPNLSLLKYFNFNIDSPAASHPLTRRLLPISWLQLISPESDSLYASPPPSATPEELSKWSSGKRGTHFRKKRRWERIRHIVSTTQHGDFTGLVVASNMDPISIIRRTIHLLRPSATITIYSPTIEPLVALADLYSTSRRTAFIQSPPEELKGLSQAEIATWQGNEDFPLNPSLILNTSVQSCRKREWQVLPGRTHPLMTSKGGAEGYLFTGTRVVPAEGKVSARGKFSKRPKVAEGEKTSTGATEDIEGSANKKIKLEPGSLEVQSNGEQDVIMGI; via the exons ATGCACAACTTCGTCAAAGCAAATGCTTGGGTAGCTCTAAGACTACCTTCAGATAACCTCAAAGTCTTACAAGTTGTTCCAAATAC TCCAATCTCTCTGGGAAAATATGGGACATTTCCAAGCAATCTCATAATTGATCGTCCATATAACCTAAAGTACGAACTTATCGACCGACAAAAGGATCAAAAATACTCGGATCTGAGGATTGTACCTGCTTCCGAGATCCATGCCGACACCATAGCAGAGGAAAATGCAGCAGCGAATCCTGTTCCAGATGAAAATGTAATAATTGGAGGAGATGGGGTCGAATTCGAGCTTGTTGGAGAAAATGGCGAAGTTATTATGCGCTCGAATCGCGAAACTATTGATGACTCTGCCAGGCAGACCCTAACtcaagaagagattgaaacCTTAAAAAGAGACGGTGCAGCAGCAGGAAAGGACCTGATTGCCAAACTCATGCTATCACACACTGCCATCGACGAAAAGACGTCTTTCTCATTGGCAAAATACAAGCTACTGAAAACCAGGAAATACCTGCGACAATTCACAATCCTACCAATGGATGTGGCAATGATGGATTACTGGatgatgaaagagaaagatgcTAGCAAGATCATGGAATGTAGAGACGAAATGCTCGCTTTGGCTGGAAGCTGGGCAAATGTACATTTCTCCGAGGATCCAGAAAACGAGCATACCGATGACCCTCTCAATACAAGTGGTGGTGGTCGATTATTAGTTGTGGATGAGACTGGTGGTTTATTAGTTGCAGCTATGGCCGAGAGAATGGGCCTACTGTACCCAGAAGAAGATCAGGATCTACCCACGGAATTCACAGGGGCGTCAGAAGAAGCCCAAGCTGATAAAGAACCAACTCCTCGACACCAGCACGATCGCCAGTATCGACCTTATGCCAGTACTAATACCTTGACTCTAATACACACCAACTCTCAACCCAATCTTTCACTCCTAAAatacttcaatttcaatattgatagtCCTGCAGCATCGCACCCTCTGACTAGACGACTCCTACCTATATCCTGGCTTCAACTCATTTCGCCAGAAAGCGATAGCTTATATGCATCTCCGCCTCCTTCGGCAACTCCAGAGGAATTATCAAAATGGAGTTCAGGTAAGAGAGGAACCCATTTTCGAAAGAAGCGTCGCTGGGAGAGAATCAGACACATCGTGTCGACTACACAACACGGCGACTTCACCGGCTTAGTAGTGGCTTCTAACATGGACCCTATATCTATCATCCGTCGCACCATTCACCTCCTAAGACCCAGTGCTACCATCACCATATATTCTCCCACTATTGAACCCCTAGTTGCCCTTGCAGATCTTTACAGCACGAGCAGAAGAACAGCATTCATCCAATCGCCCCCAGAAGAGCTAAAGGGACTGTCACAAGCAGAAATAGCCACATGGCaaggaaatgaagattttccTCTCAACCCCTCGCTTATATTAAATACGTCGGTACAGAGCTGCAGAAAACGAGAATGGCAAGTTCTACCAGGAAGAACTCATCCTTTGATGACGAGTAAGGGTGGTGCTGAGGGATATCTGTTTACGGGAACGAGAGTTGTTCCTGCGGAGGGAAAAGTATCGGCCAGGgggaaattttcaaaaagaccCAAGGTAGCTGAAGGAGAGAAAACGAGTACGGGAGCTACGGAGGATATTGAGGGGAGTGCgaataagaaaatcaaattggAACCCGGAAGTCTGGAGGTTCAATCGAATGGCGAACAAGATGTAATCATGGGAATATAG
- the Bcarc18 gene encoding Bcarc18: MPAYNSIFNEDSSTPLHLIGNFPLLPLRTKVRGPAYTLPLDPSLPAHLSPEPDSESYDALDEVLSLFRANTFFRNFEIQGPPDRLLIYGILWVSECIGKVRPKMEFREAQKEVQNIALDSNFAIPGEPGFPLNQMFEAPASRQEAETLRQYLGQVRQELASRLLARIYDTEDRMPSKWWLSFTKRKFMGKSL; this comes from the exons ATGCCC GCCTACAACAGCATATTCAACGAAGACTCCTCCACTCCTCTCCACCTAATTGGaaactttcctctccttcccctccGCACAAAAGTCCGCGGACCCGCTTACACACTCCCTCTCGATCCCTCTCTCCCAGCACATCTCTCTCCAGAGCCCGATTCCGAATCCTACGATGCATTAGACGAGGTACTTTCGCTCTTCCGCGCCAATACATTTTTCCgcaatttcgaaattcaagGGCCCCCAGATCGTCTTTTGATTTATGGAATTCTATGGGTTAGCGAGTGTATCGGGAAGGTGAGACCGAAGATGGAGTTTAGGGAGGCGCAGAAGGAGGTCCAGAATATTGCGCTGGATAGCAACTTTGCCATTCCCGGAGAGCCAGGATTTCCTTTGAATCAG ATGTTCGAAGCACCTGCCTCAAGACAAGAAGCCGAAACCCTCCGACAGTATCTAGGACAAGTGCGTCAAGAATTGGCAAGTAGATTGTTAGCACGCATTTACGATACCGAGGATAGGATGCCAAGTAAATGGTGGTTGAGCTTCACGAAGAGGAAGTTCATGGGGAAGAGTTTGTGA